The DNA window GTCGTCGCAGACGCCCGCCATGCCGTCCTCGTTCCACCGGTACGCTCGCGACCGTGCGTGGTCGTGGGGAAAGTAGTCCCAGGCCGTACCGTGTTCGCTGTAGTCCTCCCGTACCGTGCCCCATGCCCGTTCGGAGAGGTAGGGGCCCCATGCCCGCCAGTCCTGCTCGCCGGCGTCGGCCTGGGCGAGCCGGAGCCGCTCGGCGTCGGGTGCGGGCGCGGAGGGGGGTGGCACGTCCGTGATCACGTGCCCATCTTCGACGCCGCCGGGGTACTTCACCACACGGGCCATTGTTGTCGTGGCGCGTCGCACCACGCCGCCGCTGGAGGAAAGTTGAACGACATCAGGTTCGGTCCGCAGGTGTGCGGACAGCTCCCGGCCGGCGCGGCCAGGGAGTGGCTGGTCCCGGACGGCCGGGGCGGCTACGCCATGGGCACCGTCAGCGGGCTGCGCACCCGCCGCTACCACGGGCTGCTGGTGGTCGCCGGCCCGACGCCGGCGTCCCGGAACGTGGGACTGGTCAGCCTGGACCCGGCCGTCACCCTCCCCTCCGGAGCACGGGTACGCCTCGGCGCGCACGAGTGGTCCTCCGGGGCGGTCGACCCGCGCGGCTTCGAGCTGCTGGAACGCTTCGACCTGACCGACGGGCTGCCCCGCTGGCGGTGGCGGATCGGCGACGTGGTGATCGAACGCGAGCTGGCCATGGCGTACGGCCGGTCCTGCGTCGCGGTGGTGCACCGGCTGGTCTCCGGCGGCCCGGTGACGCTGGAGCTGTCGGCGGCCTGCACCTGGCGGGACGCGCACGGCGAGCGGCGCGCGGACGGCCCGGCGCCCCGGGTCGAGCCGGTTGCCGGCGGCGCGGTGGTCGACGGCGCGTTCCGCCTGGCCGGGCCCGGCTGGACGCCGGAGGGGCAGTGGTGGCGGGGGGTGCACCACCGCGAGGAGGCCGCCCGCGGGCTGCAGCCGGAGGAGGACCTCTGGCACGCGGGACGGTTCTCCGGCGCGCTGGAGCGCCCCGGCGACACGGTGTCGGTGCTCGCCTGGGCCGACGACCTGGCGGCCGAGCCGGCGCCGGCGGCCGAGATCGTCGAGGCCGCGCGGCGGCGCAACCGCGAGGTGGTCGCCGCGGCCCGGCCGGCCGACGCCGTGGAGGCCACCCTGGCCCTGGCCGCCGACGCGTTCGTGGTGCGCACCGCCACCGGCCCGGACGTGGTGGCCGGCTACCCCTGGTTCGGCGCCTGGTCCCGGGACACCATGACCTCCTACGAGGGGCTGTTCCTCTGCACCGGCCGCGCGGACGAGGGCCGCGAGCTGCTGCGCGCGTACGCGGCGACGCTGTCGGAGGGGATGCTGGCGAACACCGCCGACACGGGGCGGGTGGAGTACAACACGGTCGACGCGACGCTGTGGTTCCTGCACGCGGTCGCCCGGCACGTCGCCGTCACCGGGGACACCGACCTCGCCGCCGAGCTGCTGCCGGCGCTGCGCGGGGTGGTCGACGCGCACCTGGCCGGCACCCGGTACGGCATCGTCGTCGACCCCGCCGACGGGCTGATCACCCAGGGCGGCACCCCGGGCACCGCGCTGACCTGGATGGACGCCCGGGTGTACGGGGTTCCGGTCACCCCCCGCACCGGCAAGCCGGTGGAGGTCAACGCGCTGTGGGTCAACGGGCTGGCCGGCCTCGCCGAGCTGGCCGAGCGGGTGGGCGGGGACGCCGCCGAGCTGCGGCGGCTGCACGCCCGCGCCGCCGCGGCGTTCCGCGACCGGTACCCGGCCCCGGCCGGCTGGCTGTACGACGTGGTGGACGCGCCCGCGCCGGCGTACCCGCTGGGCGGCGCCCCGGTCCACGACGACGACCTGCTGCGGCCGAACCAGTTGCTGGCCTGGTCGCTGCCGTACGCCCCGCTGGAGCCGGACGAGCCGACCCTGCGCCGGGTGGCCGTCGGCCTGCTCACCCCGCTCGGGCCGCGCAGCCTCTCCCCGACTCGCCCGGCTACGCGGGCCGGCACCGGGGCGGCCCGGCCGAGCGGGACGGCGCGTACCACCAGGGCACCGTGTGGCCCTGGCTGCTCGGCCCGTGGGTGGACGCGGCGCGGCGGGCGAAGCTGCCGGTCGACGAGTTCCTCGTCGGGGTCGACGCCCATCTGACCGAACACGGCCTGGGCTCGGTCAGCGAGACGGCCGAGGGGGAGCCTCCGCACGCCGCGACCGGCTGCCCCTTCCAGGCGTGGTCGGTCGCGGAGGTGCTACGCGCGCGGCGGGCCTGCCGTTGATGTCGAGACCGTCCTGAGCATCGAGGTCCTGCCCCCGGCGGTCCGCCGAGCGACCGGCGCGCCGGCAGCCCGACGAGTCGGGCGGTCCAACACGCAGAGGCCGCGGCCACGGCGTAGCGATAGCCTGCCGTCATGGCGAGCGCCGAACTGGATGAGTTGATCGTCGCGGACGCGGACGCGCTGCGCGCGTGGTTGTCGGCCAACCACGCCACGTCGCCCGGTGTCTGGCTCGCCCTGACCAAGAAGGGCGGCACAGTCACGACGCTGACGTGGCAGCAGGCGGTCGACGAGGCCCTGTGTTTCGGCTGGATCGACGGGCAGGCCCGTAGACGGGATCAGGAAAGCTCCTGGATCCGGTTCACCCCTCGCAGGCCCCGCAGTTCCTGGTCACAACGCAACGTCGCCCACGTGGCCCGGCTGCAGGCGCAGGGGCGAATGCTGCCCCCGGGCCGCGCCGCGGTAGAAGCCGCGAAAGCGGACGGGCGGTGGGCGGCCGCCTACGCCCCGCCGTCGGAAGCCGAGGTGCCGGCCGACCTCCTCGCCGCCATCGCCGCCGACCCCGCCGCCCAGGCCATGTTCGACGTACTCACCAAAACCAACCGGTTCGCGCTCATCTACCGCGTCAATGCCGTCAAACGGGCGCAGACCCGCGAGCGGAAGATCAGCGAGTTCGTTGCCATGCTGGCCCGTCACGAAACGATTTACCCGCAGAAGGCCAAGCCTCCGCACTCGCCGTAACGCGACGCAACGCTGAAGGGCGGAGCACCGGCCCGCGGTCAGCGCTTTACATGCCGGCAACGGCGGCGTCGCCGCCGGGTATCGAGGCGGCGGCAGGATTGGTCCCGATCCGCGAGCGCGTCACCGGCGGCCGGCCGGCGGCGCGTGCCGGAGGACAACTCAAGGGAGCCTTCATGTCACCTGCCGCCGACGTGATCGACATCCAGCCCGCCCGGCGCCAGCGCGTGCTGATGCTGTCCTGGGAGTACCCGCCGGTGCTCGTCGGCGGCCTCGGCCGCCACGTCCACGCCCTCTCCGTCGCCCTCGCCGCCACCGGCCACCACGTCACCGTCATCACCCGCCACGCCCCCGGCGCACCCCTCGAGGAATACGCCGACGGCGTCCGCATCCTCCGCGCCCCCGAAGACCCCGTCGCCTTCCCTCTCGCCACCCCCAGCCTCCTCGCCTGGACCATGGCCTTCAACCACACCCTCACCCGCACCGCCCTCCGCGCCACCGAAGCCGACACCTACGACGTCATCCACGCCCACGACTGGCTCGTCGCCCACACCGCCATCACCCTGCGCGACCACCTCGACCTCCCCCTCGTCACCACCATCCACGCCACCGAAGCCGGCCGACACCAGGGCTGGCTCCCCGACGAGATGAACCGCACCATCCACGGCGTCGAACACTGGCTCAGCACCGAGTCCAACCGGGTCATCGCCTGCTCCGGCTACATGCGCGACCAGGTGACCCGGCTGTTCGACGTGCCCGCCAACCGCGTGGACGTCGTGCCGAACGGGGTGGACAGCCGGGCCTGGCAGGCCCGCCCCCGCGCGGTCGCCGCCGCCCGGGCCCGCTTCGCCGGCGACGGCCCCCTGGTCGGGTACGCCGGCCGGCTCGTCTACGAGAAGGGCGTGCAGCACCTGGTGCACGCCGTGCCGTACCTGCGCGAGCGGCACCCCGGGCTGCGGGTGGTGATCGCCGGCGACGGCCCGTACCGGGACGAGCTGGTCGACCAGGCGCACCGGCTGCGGCTGGCCGACAGCGTGCGGTTCGCCGGTTTCCTGGACGCCACCCAGCTCCCGGCGCTGCTGGCGGCGACCGACGCCACCGTGATCCCCAGCCTGTACGAGCCGTTCGGCATGATCGCCCTGGAGGCCGCCGCGGCCGGCGCGCCCCTGGCCGTCGCCGCCACCGGCGGGCTCGCCGAGATCGTCGAGCCCGGCGTCACCGGCGTGACGTTCCCGCACGACGATCCGGACGCGCTCGCCGGCGCGGTCCACCGGCTACTGGGCGACGAGGTGCTCTCCCGGCGGATGGCGCGCCGGGCCCGGGCGATGGTCGACGAGCGGTACGGCTGGGCGACCATCGCCGCCCACACCGCGCGCCGGTACGCCGCCGCCCGCCGGGAGCACGCCCCGCTGCGGGCGCGCCGGACCGGGCGTCCGGCCGCCGGTCGGCCCCGGATCGCCATCCCCGAGGGGAACCTGCTGGCGGCCGGCACGCCCACCCGTTGAGCCCCGCGCCCCCCATCCCGCGAGAACGCGACATCATCCCCAGTGGACCGTCCGGGTGATTGCCCCCCGGCGGCCGTTCTGTCAGAGTGGCGTAGTTTGTGGATCAAGACCCTGGGGAGGGCGAGGCGTCATGATGGGACCGTCCCACGCGCTGTCGGGCGCGGCTGTGTGGCTGGCCGGCTCCTGGGCGCTCGACCAGTTCGCCGACTACCACCAGTCGCCGCTGGCGCTGGCGGTGGGCACAGCGGTCTGCGCCGGCGGGGCGCTCTTTCCCGACCTCGACCTGTCCGGCAAGGTGACCCGCAACCAGGGCGGCGCCACGGTGGCCCGCACCTTCGGCGTGTTCAGCCTCTTCCTCGCCGAGGTGATGGAGAAGGTCTCGCTCGGCGTCTACTACGTCACCAAGCTCAGCAAGGACCCGAAGCGCAACAACGGCCACCGCACCCTGACCCACACCATCCCGTTCACGGTGCTGGTGGGCTGGGGCACCACCGCTCTCTGCGCCGCGTACGGCAAGTGGGCCGTGGTGAGCATCCTGTTCTTCATGATCGGGCTGGCGCTGCGCGGGCTGTTCGACCGGTGGGCGGAGCGGGCCGGCTGGGTGATCGTCACCCTGGCCTCGGCCGCCGCCGCCTGGTACACCTTCGCGAACCTCCCCGGCGACCGGGGCTACCCGATGATCGGGCTGGCCGTCGGCGTCGGCTGTTTCGTGCACATCCTCGGCGACATGATCACCCGGGCCGGGGTGCCGATCCTCTGGCCCATCCCGATCAAACGGCGGATGTGGACGATGATCGGCCTGCCGAACAAGATCGCCCTGCGTACCGGCAGCAAGGCCGAGGTGGTGGTGCTGCGCGCCGCCATGACCGTGGTCGCCGTGCTGGCCGCCGTCGGGCTGGTCGCCCCCTCGCTCCTGCGCAGGTTCAACATCGAGATCTGACGGGTCGCCGGCCGGCGCCGGCGGCCGTTGACGTCAGCCGGCGCAGGCGTCCGCCCAGCGGGCGAGCAGCTCCAGCACGGGCCGGCGGCCGGCGAACATCTCGGCCTCCCCGCGCGGGTCGTAGCTCTGCCGGGTGCCGCCGCCGATCCGGTCGAGCATCAGCGGGGCCAGCCGGAAGTACTTCGCCGCCCCGGTGAGCCGGACCGCGCGGACGACGGTGTCCGGGTCGACGGCCCCGCGCAGCCGCCCCGACCCTTCAGCCGACGGAAATCATCGACCCGTACGGGCGCTGAGGCAGGCGGCTCGGTCACCGACTGTCAGACGCCGACCCGCTGGGGCGGGACGTTGAGGCCGTACAGGGCCATCAGCTCCGGGGTGTCGACCCGGCTGCCGTCGGCCACCGAGTCGCAGGAGATGTCGACGATCTCGTCCTTGTGCGCCATCAGGTAGGGGCGGGCGCCCACGTCGGCGCTGGCCAGCGTGGCGATGCCGGACCAGTGCCGGCGGCCGAAGAGCATCGGGTACCCGCGCAGCCCGTCGTAGGTGGCGCAGACCAGCACGTCGGGGTACGGCAGGGCGACCACCCGCCGCACCGCGGCGGCGGTGAGCCCCGGCATGTCCACCGGCACCACCACGACCGCCTCGATCTCCTCGCCGGTCAGCGCGGCCAGGCCGGCCCGGATGGACGAGCCGACGCCGGTCCCCCAGGCCCGGTTGATCACCACTGTCGCCCGCGTCAGTTTCGCGATCTCGCGGACCTGGTCCGCCGCCGGGCCCAGCACGACGACGATCTGCCCGCACCCCGCCTCGGTCAGCGTGTCGACCATTCGGTCCACCAGGGGCTTCTCCCCCTGGTGGAGCAGCGCCTCGGGGCCGCCGATGCGGCGTCCACCGCCAGCGGCGATGATCATTCCTGCGATCCGGTTCAGCGGGCCACCTCCACTGTCGACGGGGACCCGCCCAGCCGCACACCACGTCCGTCCCCTCGTACGCACATGGGATGCAACGAGCGCACCGGCGATGAGTTCCGGGGCGAAACGGATATTTGTCGCAGTACGGGCGCCGAACGCGGTCCGCCGGCGTTCTCGGCCGCCGACCCGCCCTCAGTCGGCGTCGGCGTAGCACTCCACGACGGACAGGTCCAGGGGGAACCGGACCGGGGTGTCGCCGAACAGCAGGGCGGTCGCCCGCGCGCCGCTGTCGCGCACCGTTTCGGCCACCGCGTCGGCCTGCTCGGCCGGGCAGTGCACCACCACCTCGTCGTGCTGGAAGAAGACCAGCTCGGCATCGGTGCCGGCGAGAGCCGTGCGCAGCGTGGCGAGCAGCGTGGAGGCCCACTCGGCGGCCGTGGCCTGGATGACGAAGTTGCGGGTGAACCGGCCCCGGGACCGGGCCGCCCGGGCCCGGGGCCCCTGCGGGTCGGCCGCCGCGTCCGGGTCCGCGCCGGCGTCGTCGCCGTCGCCGTCGCCGTCGGCGAACCCGACCGCCCCCGGCGGACACGTCCGGCCCAGCCAGGACCGGACCAGCCCGCCGGCCTCCCCGGTGCGGGCCGCCGCCTCGACGTATCCGAAGGCGGTCGGGTAGCTGCGCTTGAGCACCGCGAGGGCGGGAACGGCCGCGCCGCCGGTCTGCCCGTACATCGCGCCGAGCAGGGCCACCTTGGCCCGGGCCCGATCGCCGCCGAAGGCGTCCTGGGCGAGGGCGGCGTAGAGGTCGCCGGCACCGCCCGCGGCGGCGAGCCGGGCGTCGCCGGAGACCGCGGCGAGCACGCGCGGCTCCAACTGGCCCGCGTCGGCGACCACGAACCGCCAGCCCGGGTCGGCCACCACCGCCCGGCGGATCACCTTCGGGATCTGCAACGCCCCGCCGCCCCGGGTGGCCCACCGGCCGGAGACCACCCCGCCCGGGACGTACTCGGGGTGGAACCGCCCGCCGCGCACCCAGGCGTCCCGCCACGCCCAGCCGTGCGCCGTCCAGATCCGGTAGAGCTCCTTGTGCTCCAGCACCAGCGGCACCGCCGGATGGTCCACCCCGCGCAGCACCCAGGCCCGGGTGTTCGGCAACTCGACACCCGCGCGGGCGAACGCCCTCAGCAGCTCGGCCGGGGAGTCGGCGTGCAGCTGGCGCAGCCCGAACGCCTCGGCGATCCGCGCGGCCAGCTCGGCCAGCCGGCGGGGCGGGCCGCCGACCGGGGACGGCTCGCCCAGCAGCTCGGTGAGGAGGGCGTCGTGCACGTCGGCCCGCCACGGCAGGCCGGCGGCGCCCATCTCGGCCGCGATCAGGGCGCCGGCCGACTCGGCGGCGACCAGCAGCCGGAACCGGCCGGGATGGTCGGTGGCGGCGACGCGGGCGAGCTGGTCGGCGTACACCCGGGTGAGGGCCTCGACGCCCGGGCCCGGCAGACCGGGCGGCGTGTCGAAGAGCGCGCCCTGGCCATGGCCGGGCGGCTCGGCCGGACGAGCCGGCGGGTCGGGGGGCACCGGCGCGCCGGTCAGCCGCGCCCACGCGGCGGCGCAGGAGCGCGGCTCGCCCCACCGGCCGGCGTAGCCGAGCAGCAGCGCCTCGGTCAGCTCGACGTCGTGGCAGCGGTCGAG is part of the Micromonospora olivasterospora genome and encodes:
- a CDS encoding YdeI/OmpD-associated family protein; protein product: MASAELDELIVADADALRAWLSANHATSPGVWLALTKKGGTVTTLTWQQAVDEALCFGWIDGQARRRDQESSWIRFTPRRPRSSWSQRNVAHVARLQAQGRMLPPGRAAVEAAKADGRWAAAYAPPSEAEVPADLLAAIAADPAAQAMFDVLTKTNRFALIYRVNAVKRAQTRERKISEFVAMLARHETIYPQKAKPPHSP
- a CDS encoding glycosyltransferase family 4 protein, coding for MSPAADVIDIQPARRQRVLMLSWEYPPVLVGGLGRHVHALSVALAATGHHVTVITRHAPGAPLEEYADGVRILRAPEDPVAFPLATPSLLAWTMAFNHTLTRTALRATEADTYDVIHAHDWLVAHTAITLRDHLDLPLVTTIHATEAGRHQGWLPDEMNRTIHGVEHWLSTESNRVIACSGYMRDQVTRLFDVPANRVDVVPNGVDSRAWQARPRAVAAARARFAGDGPLVGYAGRLVYEKGVQHLVHAVPYLRERHPGLRVVIAGDGPYRDELVDQAHRLRLADSVRFAGFLDATQLPALLAATDATVIPSLYEPFGMIALEAAAAGAPLAVAATGGLAEIVEPGVTGVTFPHDDPDALAGAVHRLLGDEVLSRRMARRARAMVDERYGWATIAAHTARRYAAARREHAPLRARRTGRPAAGRPRIAIPEGNLLAAGTPTR
- a CDS encoding metal-dependent hydrolase, producing MMGPSHALSGAAVWLAGSWALDQFADYHQSPLALAVGTAVCAGGALFPDLDLSGKVTRNQGGATVARTFGVFSLFLAEVMEKVSLGVYYVTKLSKDPKRNNGHRTLTHTIPFTVLVGWGTTALCAAYGKWAVVSILFFMIGLALRGLFDRWAERAGWVIVTLASAAAAWYTFANLPGDRGYPMIGLAVGVGCFVHILGDMITRAGVPILWPIPIKRRMWTMIGLPNKIALRTGSKAEVVVLRAAMTVVAVLAAVGLVAPSLLRRFNIEI
- a CDS encoding nucleotidyltransferase family protein, giving the protein MIIAAGGGRRIGGPEALLHQGEKPLVDRMVDTLTEAGCGQIVVVLGPAADQVREIAKLTRATVVINRAWGTGVGSSIRAGLAALTGEEIEAVVVVPVDMPGLTAAAVRRVVALPYPDVLVCATYDGLRGYPMLFGRRHWSGIATLASADVGARPYLMAHKDEIVDISCDSVADGSRVDTPELMALYGLNVPPQRVGV
- a CDS encoding bifunctional 3'-5' exonuclease/DNA polymerase, translating into MLVAVVSDERGGGVLQPLGADGRPAGPAEPAADLAAAVAAREAAGHPRWVWASGAAVYPALLRAGVRLDRCHDVELTEALLLGYAGRWGEPRSCAAAWARLTGAPVPPDPPARPAEPPGHGQGALFDTPPGLPGPGVEALTRVYADQLARVAATDHPGRFRLLVAAESAGALIAAEMGAAGLPWRADVHDALLTELLGEPSPVGGPPRRLAELAARIAEAFGLRQLHADSPAELLRAFARAGVELPNTRAWVLRGVDHPAVPLVLEHKELYRIWTAHGWAWRDAWVRGGRFHPEYVPGGVVSGRWATRGGGALQIPKVIRRAVVADPGWRFVVADAGQLEPRVLAAVSGDARLAAAGGAGDLYAALAQDAFGGDRARAKVALLGAMYGQTGGAAVPALAVLKRSYPTAFGYVEAAARTGEAGGLVRSWLGRTCPPGAVGFADGDGDGDDAGADPDAAADPQGPRARAARSRGRFTRNFVIQATAAEWASTLLATLRTALAGTDAELVFFQHDEVVVHCPAEQADAVAETVRDSGARATALLFGDTPVRFPLDLSVVECYADAD